One Candidatus Chazhemtobacterium aquaticus genomic window, GCCTTAACCCTTCAGCCAGGTGTTAACCTCTCCTCCACCTTTGCCGGTCACTACGATTTAGCTACCTACCTCACCATGACCCTAAGTCTATCTGCTGGTCTACTTCTTCTCTTCCGTCGCCATTTACCTCGATTGCTTGGTGTTACCTTCTTACTCATTCTCTTCTGGTTGCAACTACGCACCGGCTCTCGCATTGCTTTCGGTGCTACCGTTCTATCATTGAGTCTAGTTTTCCTACTTGGTAAGAAGCCTCTCTGGATTATCCCTGTTTTTCTAGTTGCTTTTGTTGGTTTGGTTAACACTCCCAGCATCTCTGATCGCTTCGGCAATCTCTTTGATGTTTTTAAATTCTCCCGCTTCCAGGATCAGGTCAAAGGCTTGATGGACTCTCGTACCCAGCTACTCATCCCTCCTCTCTATGCAGCTGACGCCAGCCCTTCATCCACTCCCAAGCCCACCCCCATCGAAAACAAACGAGCCATCCAAGAAGACCGCTCCACCTCGATTCGTCTTGATGTTGAGTGGCCCAGAGCCTTAAGAGCTCTCAAGAAAAATCCCTTCTTTGGTACTGGTTATGCCTCCATCTCACTCGCTACCGACAATGATTACCTAAGAGCTTTAGGCGAAACCGGACTCCTTGGCTTCATTGCCCTCATCACCATCATCATCAATATCATTACTGATCTCCTCTCTAATCTAAAGAAAAAACTGTCTTCTCTCGAACGTTTTTATAGCCTAGGTACTTTAGGCCTAGTCATTGGCTTTCTAATTATCGCCACCTTTATCGACGTCTTTGAAGCTAGCAAAGTAGCCACCCTCTTTTGGATGTATACTGGCCTAGCCTCTGGTATTGCTCTCAAACACTCATGAAACACAAAATCTTACTCATCCTTATCCTTCTACTTGCCCTTATCTTACGTTGGTACAAAATCGATAATCCTTTAGCTGACTGGCACTCCTGGCGTCAGGCCGATACTGCCTCTGTTTCTCAGGAATACCTAAAAAACGGTATTGATTTGCTTCACCCTCGCTTCCACGATCTTTCCTCCTTCCCTTCTGATATTGATAACCCACAAGGCTATCGCATGGCCGAGTTTCCCCTCTACAATGCCATCCACGCTTTTATAGCCGGCAACTTTACTACCTTTGATCTTGATCAATGGGGCAGAGTCCTCTCCATTGTCTACTCCCTTATCTCCATCATCTTTCTCTACGCCCTAGTCTCACTCCTAACTGATCGTTACACCGGTCTGTTATCAGCCTTCTTTATGGCCGTTCTCCCTTTCAGTATTTACTACTCGAGGGTTGTTCTACCCGATCCCTTAATGATTACCCTTACTCTGGCTGGTTCATATTACTTTGTTAAAGCTACCCGTCAGCCCAACCTCGCCCA contains:
- a CDS encoding O-antigen ligase family protein, which encodes MTPKNKPTTKRSNSNNSLLESLLKYTFAALLIFIPLYPKFPLFNVPGTYVAVRAEDFIIALLALLLLLLLLLRPYFKFFTKSPTAKAILVFWLVAFFATLSGVFLTKTTPLSLGLLHWARRVEYTIPFFAGLLLARNKDNLLFFVKLIPLIALAVFVYGLAQIYLNAPVISTQSAEYSTGIALTLQPGVNLSSTFAGHYDLATYLTMTLSLSAGLLLLFRRHLPRLLGVTFLLILFWLQLRTGSRIAFGATVLSLSLVFLLGKKPLWIIPVFLVAFVGLVNTPSISDRFGNLFDVFKFSRFQDQVKGLMDSRTQLLIPPLYAADASPSSTPKPTPIENKRAIQEDRSTSIRLDVEWPRALRALKKNPFFGTGYASISLATDNDYLRALGETGLLGFIALITIIINIITDLLSNLKKKLSSLERFYSLGTLGLVIGFLIIATFIDVFEASKVATLFWMYTGLASGIALKHS